From the genome of Pseudomonas helvetica:
GCCTGGCCGCGATCAGCAACGCCGAAGCGCTGGCCAATCCGCAGTGGTCGCACTGGCTGCAGACCCTGGCCGACAGTGGTCGCGCCAGTCGTTTGCAAATCAATGCGGAGCACTCTTTATGGCTGGCACTGGAACGCCTGACCTGCCTGCAAGCGATCTACCCACACGCCACGTTGTTACCGCCGTTGCAAGCCTTGCCGGGTTTCGATGAACCCTGGGACGTCGATGAAGCACTGGTCGAACTGATCCGCGCGCGCCTGAGCGCATTTGGTCCGTTGCCGATTCATGCGATTGCTCAACCGCTGAGGCTTTCGACGGCTCAAGTCACCCAAGCGCTGGCACAACTGGAGCGCGAAGGCTACGTGTTGCGCGGGCGCTTCAGCCCGGCGGCCCCGCAGGAAGAATGGTGCGAGCGGCATTTGCTGGCGCGCATTCATCGTTACACGGTCAAACGCCTGCGGCGGGAAATCGAGCCCGTGGCATTGCAGGACTTCATGCGCTTTCTGTTTGACTGGCAGCATCTGTCGCCAGCCACCCAAGGCCAGGGCAGCGCGGTGTTGCCGGCGATTGTCAGTCAGTTCGAAGGCTACCCGGCAGCCGCGTCTGCCTGGGACAGCGATCTTCTGCCGGCGCGGCTCAAGAACTATTCATCGACGTGGCTGGATGAGCTGTGCCGCAGCGGGAAACTGGTCTGGACCCGGCTGACGGTGCGCAACAAAGCCACTAGCGCAGCGCTGCGCAGCACGCCGATTGTGTTGTTGCCACGGGCACAGGTCCCGCTCTGGAGCAGCCTGACCGAGCCACCGGAGGTCAGCGAACTGTCGCCCAAAACCCAGAAAGTCCATCAAGCGCTGAGCCAACATGGCGCGTTGTTTTTCGATGAACTGCTGCACGAAGCCCATCTGCTGCGCAGTGAACTGGAGATCGCCTTGCAGGAGCTGGTCGGCGCCGGGCTGGTCAACGCCGACAGCTTCGCCGGCCTGCGTGCGTTGATTACACCGGCCAGCAAACGCCAGGCGCGCAGCAGCCGACGGGGACGCGGGGCGTTTGTCGGCGGAATGGACGATGCCGGGCGCTGGGCCTTGTTGCGCCGTCAATCGATGCCGCCGGTTGTGGATAACCGTGGCACCCCGAGCGAAACCCTCGAACACATCGCCCTGACCTTGCTCAGGCGTTACGGCGTGGTGTTCTGGCGGCTGCTGGAACGCGAGGCCGAGTGGCTGCCGAGCTGGCGCGAATTGCTGCGCACCTTTCACCGACTGGAGGCGCGTGGAGAGATTCGCGGCGGACGTTTTGTCAGTGGTCTGGCGGGCGAACAATTCGCCCTGCCCGAAGCGATCCCGCTGCTGCGCGAAGTGCGTCGCCGCCCGCATGACGGCAGTCTGATCAGTGTTTGCGGCGTCGACCCGCTAAACCTCGCCGGCACTCTGCTGCCGGGGCACAAAGTCCCCGCCCTCGCCAGCAACCGGTTGGTGTACCGCGATGGTTTGCCGGCCGCCGCCGAAATCGCCGGTACGCAGCATTACTGGCTCGAACTGGATCAGCCCAATACCGCTGAGCTGCACAAAAAACTGACCCAATACAGAACCCTGTAAGCGGTTTTCGGTTACGCGACTTTGATCTTTGCTTAAAGGTCAAATATCAAATGCCCGTCTCGCTATTTTTCCGCAAGAACCCAACCCCGACACTGCGCTCCTGAATCAAACCACCGGAGTTGCAGCCATGCCCATTGCCTTGCTCGCGCTGACCCTTAGCGCTTTTGCCATCGGGACGACCGAGTTCGTCATCGTTGGCCTGTTACCCACCATCGGTGCCGACCTTGGCGTCAGCCTGCCGTCGGCCGGCCTGCTGGTCAGCCTTTACGCGCTGGGTGTCGCCATTGGCGCGCCCGTGCTCACCGCCCTGACTGGCAAGGTCCCACGCAAATTGTTGCTGCTGTCGCTGATGGTGCTGTTCACCCTCGGCAACCTGTTGGCCTGGAAAGCCCCGAGTTACGAATCGCTGGTCATTGCGCGAATCGTCACCGGCCTGGCCCACGGGGTGTTCTTCTCGATTGGCTCGACCATCGCCACCAGCCTGGTGCCGAAAGAAAAAGCCGCCAGCGCGATTGCCATCATGTTCACCGGCCTGACCGTGGCCCTGGTGACCGGCGTGCCGTTGGGGACCTTTATCGGTCAACATTTCGGCTGGCGCGAGACCTTCCTCGCCGTGTCGGCGCTGGGTGTGATTGCATTCATCGGCAGCCTGATCTACGTGCCAAAAAACATCGCCCACAGCAAACCCGCGTCGTTGTTGCAGCAATTGCAGGTACTGAAACAACCGCGTTTGCTGCTGGTGTACGCCATGACGGCAGTCGGTTACGGCGGTTCGTTTATCGCCTTCACGTTCCTGGCACCGATTCTTCAGGATATTTCCGGCTTCAGCGCCAGCACCGTCAGCCTGGTGCTGCTGGTCTACGGAGTCTCGGTGGCCATCGGCAACATCTGGGGCGGCAAACTGGCCGATAAACGCGGCCCGATCAGCGCGCTGAAACTGATATTCGCCCTGCTCGCCGCGGTGCTGTTCGTACTGACCTTCACCGCCGGTAATCCTTGGCTGGCACTGGCCACCGTACTGGTCTGGGGCGCCGTGGCGTTCGGCAACGTGCCTGGCCTGCAAGTGTATGTGGTGCGTCAGGCTGAGCATCACACACCGAACGCGGTGGACGTCGCTTCGGGTCTGAACATCGCCGCCTTCAACCTCGGCATCGCTGGCGGTGCCTGGGGTGGCGGGTTGATCGTCGCCCACATGGGCTTGATCCATACTGCGTGGATTGGTGGTCTGGTGGTGCTGGTCGCGTTGGCGCTGACCGCCTGGAGCGGTCGTCTCGATCGCCTCGGCCCGGTGTATGCCGAGCCGGTGCAGGGTTCGGCACAGATTGTCGCCGGGCACTGATCCTTCAAACCAACGCAGCCTTCGGGCTGCGTTTTTGTGCGCTTCACGCAGGGGCTGTGTTGCTTATTGCCGTGCGGGGGGCGTCACCCCGAATCGTGCGCGATAGTCACTCGGTGCCAGGCCGGTGATTTTCTTGAACGTGGCGCGAAACGCACTCGGGTCCGAGTAGCCGACGTTCCAGGCGATGTGATCGATGGTGCCGTTGGTGAACTCAAGCATTTCCCGGGCCTTGCCGACTCGCAGGTGCTGGCAGTATTCGGTCGGTTTCAAACCGGTCGCAGCTCGAAAGCGCCGCAGGAATGTCCGCTCTTCCAGCCCTGCCTGCTGCGACATCGCGCTCAGCGACACCTCCACCGCACCGTTGGCTTGCAACCAGTGCTGAACCTTGAGAATCGCTGCATCGCCGTGACTCAGAATCGGTGCGAAGTTGCTCCCGCATTCGCTCGCACTGTCGCTGTGTTCGATCACCAGAAAACGCGCAGTGCTGGTGGCGATGCTCGGCCCCATCAGACGATTGACCAGCCGCAAGCCCAGCTCCGACCAGGCCATTAATCCGCCAGTGGTGATCAGGTCGCCGTCGTCGACGATGGGTTTGTCGGCGTTGAGCGTGACCTTCGGGTAACGCTCGGCGAATTTTTTCGCCGAGGTCCAGTGAGTGGTGGCCCGGCGACCGTCGAGCAGACCGCTTTCGGCCAACAGAATAGACCCCACGCACACCCCGCCAAGGGTCGCGCCGGCCGCGTGTTGCTGGCGAATCCACTGAATAAGCGCAGGCGATGCCTGACCTTCGGAAAAGCCGCCAATCGAGGGCGGGATCAACAGCGCTATCAGTGCGCCGTCAGCAGCGGGATGACTGTCGTAAATGCGTTGGGGCGCATGCTCCGCATCCGCCTGCCAGTGGCTGACTCGCAACAATGGCAGTTGCACGCTCTGATGCTCGGCGGCAATGCGATTCGCGACACCGAACAAATCCGTCAAACCATGCACCGCCGCCATCTGCGCGTCGGGATAGATCAGCACGCCCAACTCGGCGACTGCGCGTTCTACGCCCATTGTCAGTTTTCCCCCTTCTATTGTCGGTGCGGCCAATCCTCGAACGGCCGGCGAAACCCAATACTTCGTTCCACACCAACCCTTCCGAGGAAACCCCCATGGCCAAGCAAGCGCTCATCGTAGTCGATATCCAGAATGACTACTTCCCTCAAGGCAAATGGCCGCTGGTCGGCGCCGACGCGGCTGCCGACAATGCCGCGCGGGTGATCCAGGTCTTCCGTGATGCCGGTGATCAGGTGGTGCATATCCGCCACGAATTCACCTCTGACACCGCGCCGTTTTTCACACCGGGCTCGGAGGGTGCGCAGCTGCACCAAAAAGTCCGCAACCGCAGCCATGAACCGGTGGTGCTCAAACACTTCGTCAACGCGTTCCGCGAAACCGAACTGGAGGTGATCCTTGACCAACACGGCATCGACAACCTGGTGATCGTCGGCAGCATGAGCCACATGTGCATCGATGGCGCCGCACGTGCCGCGGCCGATCTTGGCTACGGCGTCACAGTGATCTACGACGCCTGCGCCACCCGTGACCTGGAGTTCAACGGGGTTATCGTTCCGGCGGCCCAGGTACACGCGGCCTTCATGTCGGCCCTGGGATTTGCCTATGCAACGGTGGTGTCCACCGATGACTTCCTGACGACCAGTCACTGAATCTGTCTCCATCAAAACCCGAAGGCCCGTAGCGCTGACACGCTACGGGCCTTTTTTCGTGATGAAAATCAGTCGATTAAAAATCTCACGCGTGAGTTGTTGAGAGTGCCTGAGTTTATCTGTAGTGTTCTCACGCGTGATACAAAATAAAGCGGAGCCACTGCAATGAAACGTCGCTCTCCAGCAGCCTCAGACACAACACCCGCGAGCAGCCAGGGAGAGCGCTCGAAACCCTCCGCGAAAAAACCATCGAGCTTCTATATGAAGCAGATGCGCGGAGGACTTAGCGCCGCCGGCTATGTGAAACATGAAACTTGGGTGCTTCCCGAAAACCGGAGCCTGCTCAAGCAAATGGAGAAACAGCTACGCCAGCCGATCCTGGCTGGTTCATTCATGTTGGAGGATTACATGAGCGCAGGTAACAACTGGAACATCGATCGCCTCTTCAGCGCCCTGCAGGCCCTTGATGAGGTGGTATCCAACGAAATCACCCTGACGTTGATTCAAGGCTCCGAGCAGAGCATCAAGCTTGAAATGAACGAGTTTGGCGGGCTGCCGATTTACATCGCTGTCGTCGGCGAGCAAATCATCGTCGACACGGTGCTGGTCGATCTCGAATCCATCAAGGACGTGCAGCGTTTCAACGATGCCGTGCTGCGCAGCCGGGAAATGTTCCCGCTGTCGTCGATCGGTATCGAATCCATGCCCAACGGCCAGACCGTCTACAACATGTTCGGTGCGCTCAGTTCCGAGTCCAGCCTGACCAACGTCGTGACCGAAATCAAAACGCTCGTCGACAACGTTCAGCGCGCCAGCGAAGCCTTCGAAAGCTTCTTCAACTAATTTTCGGGAGTACCGACGCATGCAAAACCAATCGATCTGGAGCAAGTTGTTCACCGCACTGCGTGGCGGTGCCAGCGAAGTCGGCGAAGCCATCGCCGACCAACAGGCCCTGCGCATCCTCGATCAGGAAATCCGCGACGCCGACAGCGCTCTGGCAAACGCCAAGCGCGAACTGGTCACCATCATGGCCAAGCACAAACTCTCGGCCGAGCGCGTGGCGCAGTACAACGCCAAGATCAAGGACCTGGAATCCAAGGCCATGGCCGCGCTCCAGGCCAACCGTGAAGACCTGGCTCTGGAAGTGGCCGAAGCCATTTCGACCCTGACCAACGAACACGACGCCGAACAGAAGCAAACCACCGAGTTCGGTGCCTACGCCGACAAAATGCGCAAGGACATCACCAAGGCCGAAGCCCGCATCAAGAGCCTGCGCCAACAAGTGGACATGGCCAAGGCCCGTGAAAGCGTACAGAAAGCGCAGGTCAGCGCCTCCATCGCCAGCGGCGGCGCCAACGGCAAACTGGAAACCGCCGTCGGCACCTTGAATCGTCTGCAGGCCAAGCAGGAACAACGTGCTGCCGAGCTGGAAGCGAGCGACGAACTGGCGGACGCGTCCACCGGCAACGACCTGGAGCGCAAGCTGCGCGAAGCCGGCATCACACCGGACCAGGGCAGTGCGAACTCGATTCTGGACCGCCTGAAAAAACAATCGGCCGAGTAACCGGCTTACGCAAGCACTCAGAAGCAAGGGCACCGACGTGCCCTTCTTTTTGTTGATTCGAGGACAAGTATGGACAGGGTAAGCGGCTTCAAGATCATCGCAGGCCTGGCCATGCTGATGGTCGCGATCCACCTGCTGAACGTACTGACAGGCTACAGCCTGACGATATTCGGCCTGGTCCCCCGAACCGCCCACGGCCTCGTCGGAATTGTGACCTCACCGTTTCTGCACATATCCTTCGCGCACTTGATCGCCAACCTGGTGCCGTTCCTGGTGCTGGGAACCCTGGTGATCGCCGAGGGCTTCAAACGCTTTGCGGCCGTCAGCGCAATCATCATTCTGTTCGGCGGCTCGCTGGTCTGGCTGTTCGGTTTCAACGGCGTTCATGTGGGCGCCAGCGCCTGGGTCTTTGGCCTCTGGGCGTACCTTCTGGCGCGTGCCTGGTTCCACCGCAGCTGGAGCAACGTTCTGATCGCCAGCATTGTCGCCCTCCTCTACGCAAGCCTGATTTTCGGCTTTATTCCGCGCCAGGGCACCTCATTCGAAGGGCATATTGGCGGCGCATTCGCCGGTTTTATTGCAGCCCGGCTACTTCTCTCCAGGCCGCGCAGCAGGTCTAATGCAGCCCGGTAAACACGCAGGCACCAAAAACGTCCGCAGCGGGTTTATTCGTCAAGGACGCGTCACCCCAGGGAGCCAGGGACGAATGTCGACATTCCTCTTTTTACGCATGTACGCAGTGTCGCTCTTCCACACGTCTGGACGGGGCGGCCTTGCCATCGCCTTGCGCGTACGCGTTGCCAGCGCCAGCGCCAGCCTGGGCGAGTTGGCGCTCCTCATCGGCCATCGCGCCAAGGGCCCACAACAGCCTTCGATCAATACCCCTTCCACCCGCCTAAAGGAAATCACCCATGGGATGGTTTAAACAGCTGATGGGCCTTGAGGCCCCGACACCCAAGGACAGCGCACCGGTTGCCGGCCCCCTCGGGCTCGGCCAGGGCAAAGCGCTGGTGTTCGACACTACCCTCAAGCTGTTGCTTGACGAAAAAACCAGCGTGGTCATTCCCGGCACCCAGCAGATCTGGAGCGTCGGCACTGTTGACCTCGGCCAGTCGACCTGGCTTTCGCGCTACTACATGGACGATGAAGACTTCTGGCTGCAGGTTCATACCACTGGCGCCGTCGCTGGCCAGGTCGAGTCGGTGATCCTGTTCAACTACCAGAGCTACGTCACCCTCAACAGTGAATCCGAACTGCGCAGGCTCGCGGGGCCGGACAGCCTGATCGGCCTGCCGACCTACACCCATGACGGCGTCGAATACAGCCGCGAATGGGGCACCGAGGCCGGGCAGACCGAGCTGGTGGCCTTCACTGAGCAGGTCAGCAATCCGGATCAGTCCTACGTCGTGGAACATCGCTCGATGCTCTACGCCCGCGAGACCGGTTTGACCGACCGCCGCGAATTCCTGCTGTTCTCGGTCGAAGAAGACGCCGAAGGCAGCATCAGCTTGAGCACCTCACTGGGTATCTCGCTGTACACCACCGACCTCACTACTCTTTAAAAAGGAACAGCCCATGCTAGAAGCACTCTCCGTCTCGCTGAACAAAGCCGCCGTCCTGGGATTTGTTTCGTACATCATCGGTGCCGCCCTGCTGTTCGCGATTTTCCAGTTCGTCTACACCCGCATCACGCCGCACAAAGAGTTCGAACTGATTCGCTCCGGCAACACCGCGGCCGCCATCGCCCTGTCCGGCGCCATCATCGGTTTCGCGATCCCGGCGAGCAATGTGATTGCCTACTCGGTCAACCTGCTGGACTTCGCCGTGTGGGCACTGATTGCCGCAGTGGTGCAACTGTTGGCGTTCCTGATGACCAGCCTGGTGCTTAAAGGCACCTCCGAACGCATCCGTAATGGCGAAATCGCTGCCGCCATCTACGTCGCAGCCGTCGCCATCAGCGTTGGCCTGCTCAATGCTGCGTGCATGACCCCTTCGCAGAACTGATCGCGCCACGGAGGCAATGATGAAACGAAGCAAGTACGTTCAACTGTCCCTGGCGGCATCGGTCGCCGTCGCAATATCCGGTTGCGGGCCGACAGAAAAAACCTACACAGTGAATCAGAAGTTCAACTTTCAATCCGTGCAGCAGTGCGTGGATCAAAAGCTTCCGGTGAGTGTCTGCTCCAACGCCTACATGACCGCCCTCACCGAACACCGTCGCATTGCGCCGCTGTATGACAGCCAGGCCGATTGCGACGCCGACTTTGTCGCTGACTGGTGCCAACAGGACTCCACCGGCAAGTTCATTCCAAAACTCGGCGGCTTCGAGCTGGCAGCCAATGGCGAAGTCACCCAGACCCAGCTGGACGCCGCCAAAGCACAACTGCCCGCCTCCGAGGCGAGCTCAGGCGGTTCAGGAGGAATGGTCAACGGCCTTCTAGCCGGCATGCTGATCAGCAACATGTTGAACAGCAACCGGGGCAGCTACAACTCCGAACCGGTTTACCGCTACCGCGACTCACGTGGCGATTACTCATCGTCGACGCTCAGCCAGCGCATCGCCACCGGCTCGAGTTTCACCAAGTCCGAGCAGGCGAAATACGGTAGCGGCTACAGCAGCTCTACGTTCAAGTCGAGCAGTTCCAAGCCAATCTCGGTGGCATCGTCCACTTCCCGGGGCGGCTTTGGCAGCCAAGCCAGCGCCCGCAGCGGCTGGGGTGGCTCGAGCAGTTCCGGTCGATCGAGCAGTTAAGGAGCGAGCGCCATGAAGAAAATCCTCTGCCAGGAACGTCACGACTGGAAGCAGACCGCCGAAAACCTCGGTTTCATGTTTCACACCATCGACGACGAGCCCTACTGGGACGAGAGCGCGTATTACCAATTCACGCTCAAGCAGATCGAGAACGATCTCGAAGACCCGACTACCGAGCTCCATGAGATGTGCATGGACCTGGTCGATCGGGTGGTGCAGAGCGAAGAGCTGCTGGAGCGCCTGAGCATTCCGGCGCCCTTCTTCGACATGATTCGTACTTCATGGCGTGAAGGCCATCCGCACCTTTACGGTCGCCTGGACTTCTCCTACAACGGCAGCGGCCCCGCCAAATTGCTGGAACTCAACTACGACACGCCCACCAGTTTGTACGAGGCCTCGGCGTTCCAGTGGGGCTGGCTGGAGCAATGCATCGAACGCGGCTTGCTGCCCAGCCATGCCGATCAGTTCAACAGCATCGACACCAAGCTGCACCAGGCCTTTGCGCAGCTGCAGATCAAACTGCCTTTCTACTTCGCCTCGATGAAAGCCTCGGTCGAAGACAAAGGCACTACCGACTACTTGCGGCTGATCGCGGAAAAAGTCGGGATCGAGTCACGCCACATCGATATCGAAGACATCGGCCTCAACAGCGAAGGACGCTTCGTCGATCTCGAAGAACGCTGGATTCCTCACCTGTTCAAACTGCACGCCTGGGAATTCATTTTCCACGAGCCGTTTGGTGAAGCCATCGCCCAGAGTGACACGCAGTTTTTCGAGCCCGCCTGGAAATCGATCATCTCGAACAAAGGCATCCTCCCTTTGCTGTGGGAGTTCAATAAAGGGCACCCGAACCTGCTTGCCACCCACCTGGATCCCGAGCCTGGCAAACCGGTGCCGAAAGGCTGGGTACGCAAGCCGTTCTTCTCCCGCGAAGGCGCCAACATCGAGCTGCAGACCCCGGATGGTCTGGTCGTAAAGGAAGACGGGCCGTACACCGACGCGCCGTTCATCCTCCAGGAGTTCGCCCCGCTGCCGAAGTTCGGCGACAGCTACACGCTGATCGGCTCCTGGGTGATCGGCGATCAGGCGGCCGGCATCGGCGTGCGCGAGGACAACAGTTTGATCACCAAAGACTCAAGCCGCTTCCTGCCGCACCTGATACTCGACTGAACGACTTATCCCCCGGAAAGCGCCCAAAGAAAAAGGCCCGTAGCGTTAGCTGCGGGCCTTTTGTCTATATCCGGCGGATCTGATGATCAGAACGGAATATCGTCATCAAAGCTGTCGAAATCCGGAGCTGGCTGCGGTGCGGCCTGCTGTGGTGCCGGAGCCGAACGCTGTTGCGGAGCCGACTGCTGCGGACGCGGAGCTTGCTGACGCGGAGCGGATTGCTGGTAGTTGTTACCGCCGCCCTGGCCCTGTTGGTCGCCCTGTGGACGGCCGCCCAGCAGCTGCATGGTGCCCTGCATGTCGACCACGATTTCAGTGGTGTAACGCTTGATACCGTCTTTTTCCCACTCGCGGGTTTGCAGCTTGCCTTCGATGTAGACCTGCGAACCTTTACGCAGGTATTCACCGGCGATTTCCGCAACCTTGCCAAACATCGATACACGGTGCCATTCGGTCTTTTCGACTTTCTGGCCGGTTTGCTTGTCGGTCCATTGTTCGCTGGTCGCCAGACTCAGGT
Proteins encoded in this window:
- a CDS encoding cysteine hydrolase family protein, whose translation is MAKQALIVVDIQNDYFPQGKWPLVGADAAADNAARVIQVFRDAGDQVVHIRHEFTSDTAPFFTPGSEGAQLHQKVRNRSHEPVVLKHFVNAFRETELEVILDQHGIDNLVIVGSMSHMCIDGAARAAADLGYGVTVIYDACATRDLEFNGVIVPAAQVHAAFMSALGFAYATVVSTDDFLTTSH
- a CDS encoding DUF1190 domain-containing protein, coding for MKRSKYVQLSLAASVAVAISGCGPTEKTYTVNQKFNFQSVQQCVDQKLPVSVCSNAYMTALTEHRRIAPLYDSQADCDADFVADWCQQDSTGKFIPKLGGFELAANGEVTQTQLDAAKAQLPASEASSGGSGGMVNGLLAGMLISNMLNSNRGSYNSEPVYRYRDSRGDYSSSTLSQRIATGSSFTKSEQAKYGSGYSSSTFKSSSSKPISVASSTSRGGFGSQASARSGWGGSSSSGRSSS
- a CDS encoding DUF350 domain-containing protein, which translates into the protein MLEALSVSLNKAAVLGFVSYIIGAALLFAIFQFVYTRITPHKEFELIRSGNTAAAIALSGAIIGFAIPASNVIAYSVNLLDFAVWALIAAVVQLLAFLMTSLVLKGTSERIRNGEIAAAIYVAAVAISVGLLNAACMTPSQN
- a CDS encoding single-stranded DNA-binding protein is translated as MARGVNKVILVGTCGQDPEVRYLPNGNAVTNLSLATSEQWTDKQTGQKVEKTEWHRVSMFGKVAEIAGEYLRKGSQVYIEGKLQTREWEKDGIKRYTTEIVVDMQGTMQLLGGRPQGDQQGQGGGNNYQQSAPRQQAPRPQQSAPQQRSAPAPQQAAPQPAPDFDSFDDDIPF
- a CDS encoding rhomboid family intramembrane serine protease, which produces MDRVSGFKIIAGLAMLMVAIHLLNVLTGYSLTIFGLVPRTAHGLVGIVTSPFLHISFAHLIANLVPFLVLGTLVIAEGFKRFAAVSAIIILFGGSLVWLFGFNGVHVGASAWVFGLWAYLLARAWFHRSWSNVLIASIVALLYASLIFGFIPRQGTSFEGHIGGAFAGFIAARLLLSRPRSRSNAAR
- a CDS encoding MFS transporter, with amino-acid sequence MPIALLALTLSAFAIGTTEFVIVGLLPTIGADLGVSLPSAGLLVSLYALGVAIGAPVLTALTGKVPRKLLLLSLMVLFTLGNLLAWKAPSYESLVIARIVTGLAHGVFFSIGSTIATSLVPKEKAASAIAIMFTGLTVALVTGVPLGTFIGQHFGWRETFLAVSALGVIAFIGSLIYVPKNIAHSKPASLLQQLQVLKQPRLLLVYAMTAVGYGGSFIAFTFLAPILQDISGFSASTVSLVLLVYGVSVAIGNIWGGKLADKRGPISALKLIFALLAAVLFVLTFTAGNPWLALATVLVWGAVAFGNVPGLQVYVVRQAEHHTPNAVDVASGLNIAAFNLGIAGGAWGGGLIVAHMGLIHTAWIGGLVVLVALALTAWSGRLDRLGPVYAEPVQGSAQIVAGH
- a CDS encoding GlxA family transcriptional regulator — encoded protein: MGVERAVAELGVLIYPDAQMAAVHGLTDLFGVANRIAAEHQSVQLPLLRVSHWQADAEHAPQRIYDSHPAADGALIALLIPPSIGGFSEGQASPALIQWIRQQHAAGATLGGVCVGSILLAESGLLDGRRATTHWTSAKKFAERYPKVTLNADKPIVDDGDLITTGGLMAWSELGLRLVNRLMGPSIATSTARFLVIEHSDSASECGSNFAPILSHGDAAILKVQHWLQANGAVEVSLSAMSQQAGLEERTFLRRFRAATGLKPTEYCQHLRVGKAREMLEFTNGTIDHIAWNVGYSDPSAFRATFKKITGLAPSDYRARFGVTPPARQ
- a CDS encoding DUF2491 family protein; amino-acid sequence: MGWFKQLMGLEAPTPKDSAPVAGPLGLGQGKALVFDTTLKLLLDEKTSVVIPGTQQIWSVGTVDLGQSTWLSRYYMDDEDFWLQVHTTGAVAGQVESVILFNYQSYVTLNSESELRRLAGPDSLIGLPTYTHDGVEYSREWGTEAGQTELVAFTEQVSNPDQSYVVEHRSMLYARETGLTDRREFLLFSVEEDAEGSISLSTSLGISLYTTDLTTL
- a CDS encoding YjfI family protein, yielding MKRRSPAASDTTPASSQGERSKPSAKKPSSFYMKQMRGGLSAAGYVKHETWVLPENRSLLKQMEKQLRQPILAGSFMLEDYMSAGNNWNIDRLFSALQALDEVVSNEITLTLIQGSEQSIKLEMNEFGGLPIYIAVVGEQIIVDTVLVDLESIKDVQRFNDAVLRSREMFPLSSIGIESMPNGQTVYNMFGALSSESSLTNVVTEIKTLVDNVQRASEAFESFFN
- a CDS encoding glutathionylspermidine synthase family protein, giving the protein MKKILCQERHDWKQTAENLGFMFHTIDDEPYWDESAYYQFTLKQIENDLEDPTTELHEMCMDLVDRVVQSEELLERLSIPAPFFDMIRTSWREGHPHLYGRLDFSYNGSGPAKLLELNYDTPTSLYEASAFQWGWLEQCIERGLLPSHADQFNSIDTKLHQAFAQLQIKLPFYFASMKASVEDKGTTDYLRLIAEKVGIESRHIDIEDIGLNSEGRFVDLEERWIPHLFKLHAWEFIFHEPFGEAIAQSDTQFFEPAWKSIISNKGILPLLWEFNKGHPNLLATHLDPEPGKPVPKGWVRKPFFSREGANIELQTPDGLVVKEDGPYTDAPFILQEFAPLPKFGDSYTLIGSWVIGDQAAGIGVREDNSLITKDSSRFLPHLILD
- a CDS encoding PspA/IM30 family protein → MQNQSIWSKLFTALRGGASEVGEAIADQQALRILDQEIRDADSALANAKRELVTIMAKHKLSAERVAQYNAKIKDLESKAMAALQANREDLALEVAEAISTLTNEHDAEQKQTTEFGAYADKMRKDITKAEARIKSLRQQVDMAKARESVQKAQVSASIASGGANGKLETAVGTLNRLQAKQEQRAAELEASDELADASTGNDLERKLREAGITPDQGSANSILDRLKKQSAE